The DNA sequence AGGGGAGAACGGCCCAAATGCTACAACTCGTTGTGGGAGAGCGCAAGAGGGGACGATCACATTTTACCGGTTGCTCTCCGGTTGCTTCCCGACTGCTTCCTGAAGGGAACACCGAACGGGAACACCGAGCGGTTGACGCCCCCCTTTCCGGGGTCCAGAATGGGAAGGATGCGCGCCGCCTTCCTGAGCTTGGGGTGCAAGGTGAACCAGGTGGAGATGGAGGCCCTTTTGGGCTTCTTGAAGGCCCTAGAGCCCCGGGTGGTGCCCCTCGAGGAGGGCCCCGAGCTGGTGGTCATCAACACCTGCGCGGTGACCACCACCGCGGAGGCGGACGCCAGGAAGCTCATCCGCCGGGCCCGGCGGGCCAACCCCGAGGCCTTCGTCGTGGTCACCGGGTGTTACGCCGAGCTCTCCGGGGAGGCCCTGAAGGAGCTGGGGGCGGACGTGGTGGTCCCGAACGCCCGCAAGGCCGAGCTGCCCGGGGTCATCCTGGAGCGCTTCGGCCTCCCCTCGGACCCCATCACCACCCCGCCCAACGAGTTCTGGGGCGCGGGGGAGAGGGGGCTTCTCAACAGCCGCGTCCGGGCCTTCCTCAAGGTCCAAGACGGCTGCCAGGCGGGCTGCGCCTACTGCATCATCCCCCGGCTGCGGGGCAAGGAGCGGCACCGCGACCACCGGGACGCCCTGGCCGAGGCCGAGGCCCTCCTCCGGCTGGGGGTCAAGGAGATCGTCCTCACCGGGGTGCGCCTGGGGAGCTACCGGGGCCACCCCCGGGGACTGGCGGGCCTGGTGGAGGATCTCTACCACCTGGGGGCCCTGGTGCGCCTCTCCTCCATAGAGCCCGAGGACACCGGGGAGGACCTCCTCCGGGTCATCGCCCGCTACGCCCCCGCGGTCCGGCCCCACCTCCACCTTTCCCTGCAGACGGGCTCGGACCGGCTCCTCAGGCTCATGGGCCGCCGGTACGACAAGGCCTACTACCGGACCCTGGTCCAGAGGGCCTACGCCCTCATCCCCGGCTTCGCCCTCACCACGGACGTGATCGCCGGCCTGCCCACCGAGACCGAGGAGGAGCACCGGGAGACCCTAGCCTTTTTGGAGGAGCTCCGGCCCACCCGGGTCCACGCCTTCACCTACACCCCCCGGCCCAAGACCCGGGCCGCTTCCATGCCCCAGGTGCCCCCGGAGGTGCGCAAGCGCCGCACCCACGAGCTCATCGCCCTGGCCCACCGCCTGGCGGAGGAGCGGATCCGCCCCAAGCTGGGCCAGGAGGTGGAGGTCCTGGTGGAGCGGACCAGGCCCGACGAGGGGGGCCTCGAGGCCCTCGGCCACACCCCGGACTACTACGAGGTCCGGGCCCGGGGGACGGCCCGGCCGGGGGAGGTGGTCCGGGTCCGGGTGGAGGGGGTGGAGGGGTACGTCCTCCTGGGCCGGGTAGAGGGGGTGAAGGAAGGGGTCAGGGGGCCCCTGGAGCTTCCTGTGCGGTAGGATGCTTTCCATGGAGTGCGTCTTCTGCCGCATCATTGCCGGGGAACTCCCCTCCAAAAAGGTCTACGAGGACGAGGGCTTCGTGGCTTTCCACGACATAAGGCCCAGGGCCCCGGTGCACGTCCTGGTGGTGCCCAAGGAGCACGTGGAGAAGCTCTCCGACTACCCCGACTCCGAGGAGGGGGAGCGGAGGCTGGGCGCCCTGTTCGGCCGCGCCAACCGGGTGGCCCGGCTTCTCGGGCTTTCCGGCTACAAGCTCCAGGTGCACGTGGGGGAGAAGGGGGGGCAGGAGGTCTTCCACGTGCACGTGCACGTCATGGGCTCCCCAGACTGAACCGGTCCAGGACCTGAAGACGGGGGTCCAGGGCCTGGACCTCCAGGCGGTTTCCTTTGACTCGAGGAGCAGAAAGTGGGGCCCCACGTGGACGAGGCCCCGGGAAGGCCGCCCTGGGGGCACCTAGGCCTCCGCCCCTCCGGGGGCTTGGAGGCTTGCCTCCTCCACCCCCGCCTTCTCCACCACCTCCTCCGTCACGAAGATGGGGGCCCCCGCCCGGAGGGCCAGGGCCATGGCGTCGGAGGGGCGGGCGTCCACCTCGAGCTCTATCCCCCGGTGCTCCAGGATGAGGCGGGCGTAGAAGGTGCCGTCCTTGAGGTCGGTGATCTCCACCCGCTTCAGCCTTGCCTGGAGCATCTCCATCACCGAGAGGAGGAGGTCCGGCGTGAGGGGCCTGGGGGGCTTTTCCCCCTGGAGGGCGACCATGATGTGGTGGGCCTCGAGGGGGCCGATGACGATGGGCAGGAGCTTGTCGCCCGCCCGGAGCAGGACCACCACGCTTCCGTTCTGGGGGTCCACCCCCAGGGTCTCTATCTTTGCAGCCAGCATACCCCCAGTATAGACTGGGGGGCGTGAGAACGTACCCTGTGGAGATCGCGGGCGTGAGGCGGGAGCTCCCCATCGTCCAGGTGGGGCCGAACGTGGCCGTGGCCCTTCTGAACCTGCTGGGGGACACCGAGCTCACCGAGGCGGCCGCCGAGGCCCTGGCCAGAAAGCTTCCCCCAGGGGTGGAGGTCCTGGTCACCCCGGAGGTGAAGGCCGTCCCCCTGGCCCACGCCCTCTCCCGCATCACGGGCATCCCCTACGTGGTGGCCCGGAAGACGGAGAAGCCCTACATGATCAACCCGGTGAGCCGTCAGGTGCTCTCCATCACCACCGGCAAGCCCCAGCTTCTGGTCCTGGACGGGGCGGACGTCCCGCTCATCCGGGGGCGGAAGGTGGCCATCGTGGACGACGTGGTCTCCACGGGGAGCACCCTGAAGGGCCTGCGGGAGCTCATAGAGGACGTGGGAGGGGAGGTGGTGGCGGTCCTCGCCGTCTTCACCGAGGGCACGCCCCGCCAGGACGTCGTGGCCCTCGGCCACCTCCCCCTCTTCAAGCCGGAGTAGGAGGGCCCTATGGAGACCTACCCCATCACCATAGGCGGCGTGACGCGGCACGTGCCCCTTATTGAGCCCCTTCCGGGAAGGCGCATCCCCCTGGTGGAGTTCCTGGGGGACCCGGAGTTCACCCGGGCCGCCGCCGAGGCTTTAAGGCCTTTGGTGCCCAAGGAGGCGGAGATCCTCTTCACCACGGAGACGAGCCCCATCCCCCTCACCCACGTCCTGGCGGAGGCGCTGGGCCTGCCCTACGTGGTGGCCCGGAGGCGCCGCCGCCCCTACATGGAGGACCCCATTATCCAGGAGGTCCAGACCCTGACCCTCGGGGTGGGGGAGGTGCTTTGGCTGGACCGGCGCTTTGCGGAAAAGCTCCTCAACCAGAGGGTGGTCCTGGTCTCCGACGTGGTGGCGAGCGGGGAGACCCTGAAGGCCATGGAGAAGATGGTCCTCCGGGCGGGGGGGCACGTGGTGGCCCGCCTGGCGGTCTTCCGTCAGGGCACGCCCGGCCTCGCCGTGGACACGGTGGCGGAGCTGCCGGTGCTTTGAGGCCGCCCCGGCTTGGCTTGGGCCAAGCCGGGGTCCCCCAAGGTTTGCGTTAGAACTTCCCCGTGGGGCGTGGTCAACTCTTAGAAAGACACCCGGTTTGCCGGAGTGGTAAGATTTTGCGAGGGGCGCTAAGCCCCTTATGGGGGTGGTTATGAAGCGAGCGCTTGCGTTGCTTTTGGGCACGGCTTTTGTTTTGGCCTTCAGTGACCTTCCGGAGAGCAACCCCTTTTTTCCCGCGGTGCAGGCGGTGGTCCAGCGGGGGTGGATGCAGGGGTATCCCGACGGGACCTTCAAGGGAGAGGTGGTCCTGAACCGCTACCAGCTGGCCACGGCCCTGGGCCGGGTGCTGGCCGATCTGGGGGTGGCGCCCGCGCCGGTGAGCTTCCCGGACATACCCCGGGGCCACTGGGCCCTCGAGCCCTTGGGCCGGGCCGTGGCCCTGGGGCTGGTCTCGGGGTATCCCGACGGCACCTTCCGGGGCCAGCAGGAGCTTACCCGGGCCCAGCTGGCGGTCGTCTTGGGTAAGCTCTTGGACCGCCTCGAGGCCCCCAAGGGGAGGCCCTTGGCCTTTACGGACCTCCCCGGGAGCCACTGGGCCGCGGGGGCGGCGGCGCGGGCGGTGAGCCTGGGCCTGATGAGCCCTTACCCCGATGGGGGCTTCCGCCCCGATGCCCCTGTGAACCGCTTCCAGCTGGCCCAGGCCCTGGCCGGCCTCGCCCCTTGGGTCAAGGGGCAGGCCGCGCCCTCGCAGACCCCTTCGGGGGAGGCTCCGGCTCCCAAGGCAGGAGGGGCGTCTGTTTCTCCTGCCCAGGCCGTCCCGGAAGCCCCGGGGAAGGGGCAGGGCGCGCCTTCGGGGGAGGCTCCGGCTCCCAAGGTGGAAGGGGCGCCGGTTTCCCCCGCCCAGCCCGCTCCGGAGGTACCGGAGGAGAAGCTCTCCTGGTCGGGGAAGTGGGTGGGCAACAAGGGGGGCGAGGTTTACCTGCTCGGGGACAAGCTTTACCGCGTGAAGGGATCGGAGCTTCAGGAAGTGGCCCAGGTGCCCGAGGGGGCCTTGGCCGCCCTTCCCCCCTTCGCCTTGGTGGCTGGTGGAGTCCTGGACCTCGCCAAGGGGCGCAAGTACGGTCCCATCGGCGCCTCAGATGCCCCGGCCCTGCCCGCTCCCTTCGGCCGGATGGAGGAGGGGCACCTGGCCCTTGACCCCTCCGGAAACTACCTCCTGGTGGTCCCTGCACGCCCCCTTTGCGACTGCTCGAGCCGGGTGGTCCGCCTGGCCCTCTTGAACACCTTCCCCGTTGGCCTTTACGCGGAGCATATCTACCTTCTGGACGCTCCAGAGGCCCGGGTGGCGGGGGTGGCCTGGCCCGAGAGCCGGAAGCTTTACGTGCTGGAGGCGGTGGCTGGGGAGGGCCGGCTCTACCTGGTGGACCTTAGAGGGGCGGAGGACCTGGCGTTTGGCGTCTGGGACGAGCCGGGTTCGGACCTCGAGGCCAAGGGGGGTGCGGGCGTGAAGCCGGTGGCCAAGACCCTGGTGGCGGTCCTGCCCGAGCCCGGGCGCGGGCTGGCCGTTCAGGGCAACGAGCTCTTTACCGCGGGCGGCGAGGCGCTTTTGCGCTTTAGACTCCCCTGATACCACCCCAGCTTGGCGCAAGCCAAGCTGGGGGCCCCGGGAAAGTTTTGGCGTAATCCCACCCTGGCGCAAGCCGGGGTGGGGTGTTCAGCTGAGGGCGTGGACCTGGGCCTTCATGCCCAGTTCCAGGGCCACCTGGACGTTCTCCGGGTTGTCGTCCAGGTAGAGGGTCTCCTCGGGGGCGAGACCCAGGGCCTCGAGGGCCAGGAGGAAGGCCCGGGGGTCGGGCTTGGCCACCCCCAGGCTGCAGGAGGCGAAGAAGCCGTCCACGTACCGGTCCAGGCCGTGGTAGGCCAGGCTTTCTCGTAGGCTGGGCAGGGTGTTGGAGAGGACCCCCACCTTGAGCCCCCGGCCCTTCAGGGCCCTGAGCAGGCCGAGCGCCCCCGGGGCCGGCTTGAGGAAGCGGTAGTAGGGCCAGGCGGCGAGGAGGTCCTCTGGGCCGAAGGGGAGGCGCAGGGCCTGGACCAGGCCCCGGGCCTGGGCGAGCCAGAAGGATTCCTCCTCCTCCAGGCTCCGCACGCGGAGCAGGCGCACCGCCTCCAAGGCCTCCCGCTGGGTCCGGGCCAGGGCGTTCAGGGCCCGCTCGAGGCCCGCCCCGTGGGCGGCCATGCGCACCGCGGCCTGGTAGAAGGCGTCTTCGTCCGGAAGGAGCAGGACCCCGTCCCGGTCCAGGAGGGCACCCCGGAGCATGGCCCAAGTATAGGCCAACCCTTCCGGGTAGGGGGTTCATACAACCAGTTTTCCCAAAGGCGTGGGGGCCCTGCCGGCGCTCTCACGGGGTGGTTTGCCGGGGCCCCCAGCTTGGCGCAAGCCAAGCTGGGGTGGTATCACGTGCACCAAACCCCCTCCTCCGTGACCAGGCACCGGACCCGCACGTCCCATGGGTCCTCGGGAAGCGCCTCCAGGACCAGGGCCCGGGGGACCAGGCCCACGGTGAGGACCCGGGGGGGGAGGTCCTTCAGGAACCGGTCGTAGTACCCCTTCCCGTGGCCGAGCCGCCGCCCCGTTCGGTCAAAGGCCAGGCCGGGGACCACCACCAGGTCCAGCACCCCGGGGTCTACGGGGGGGGAGGTGGGCTCGAGGAGGCCGAAAGGCCCCGGGGCCAGGGGGCCCTCCCAGGGGTGGACGGAAAGCCCCTCCCCTGCCACCTTGGGCAGGTAGTAGCGGACGGGGTAGAGGTCCACCAGGGGCCGGGGGTCCAGCTCGTGGGGCAGGGGGTGGTAGAGGAGGACGTGGCGGGCTCCCTCCGCCTCCAGGAGGCGGGCCAGGTGGCTGGCCACCCTTTGCGAGAGGCCGGCCAGGTCCAGCCCCTTCCGCACCGCCTTGGCCCAGGCCCGCAGCTCGGCCTTCATCCCTTCACCTTATGCGGCCCCGGCTTGACACTCAAGGGGGTTAAGTGTCAAAATCCCTCCTAGGAGGGACGGGTATGCCGGTGTACGTCTACAAGGGCTTGGAGACGGGCAGCTACTACGAGTTTGAGCAGGGCTTCCACGACGAGCCCCTGAAGGCCCACCCCGAGACCGGGGAGCCCCTCAAGCGGGTCATCACCCCCCCGGCCATCATCTTCAAGGGCTTGGGGTGGCACGTGAAGGACTACGCCAAGTCCTCGAGCGCCAAGGAGGGCTCGGACAAGGGCGAGGGTAAGGGTAAGGAGGAGTAATCCCCTAGGGGCCCCCGGCCCAGCCTGGACCGGGCCCCCTCCGGTATACTGGGGGCATGATCGGCCTTCTGGGCGTGGCCTTGGCCCTGGTGGGCCTGGCCCTTCTCTTCCTTCCCCAGCCCAGGCGGCAGGGGGGTCTTCTCATCGGCGCGGGCCTCCTCCTCGTCCTTCTGGCCAACAGCTTCGTGGTGGTCCCCGCTGGGCACGTGGGCGTGGTTTTCAACGTCTTCAGAGGGGTCCAGGACCGGCCTTTGGGCGAGGGGGTCCACCTGGTGATCCCCGGCCTCCAGAGCGTGGTCCTTTACGATGCCCGGGTCAAGGAGGTCACCCTTTCCGCTCCCCACGAGGGGGAGCGCAAGGCGGACACCTCCATCCGGGCCCGGAGCAAGGAGGGCCTGGAGATCGGGGTGGACGTGACGGTCCAGTACCGCGTCCGGGCCCAGGAGGCCCCCAGGCTTCACAAGGACGTGGGGCCAGGCTACCTGGAGACCCTGATCATCCCCCAGATCCGGAGCAAGGTCCGGGACGCGGTGGGCCAGTACAACGCCGCCGAGCTCATCAGCACGGAGAGGACCTCCCTCGAGCTCTTCGTGACCGAGGCCCTGGAGAAGGCGCTTGCCGAGCGGTCCATAGAGCTGGTCTCCGTCCTCTTGCGGGAGATCCGCATCCCGGAGAGCGTGGCCAAGGTCATAGAGGAGAAGCAGACCGCGGAGCAGCAGGTCCAGATAGAGATGAACCGCCGCAAGCAGGCGGAGATCGCCGCCCAGCGCAAGGTGATCGAGGCCCAGGGGGAGCGGGACGCGGCCATCCTGCGCGCCGAGGGGGAGGCCAGGGCCATAGAGCTGAAGGGGAAGGCGCTCAAGGCCAACCCCGAGGTGGTCCAGATGACCTTCGCCGAGAAGCTCGCCCCCGGGGTCCAGACCATCTTCGTCCCCAGCACGGGGAACTTCCTCCTGGACCTGCGGAAGGCGCCCGAGGGCCGCTGAAACCACCCCAGCTTGGCGCAAGCCAGGCCGGGGTGGCCATCAGTAGTAGACCCGGTCCCCAGGCCGGACGCCTTGCTTTTGGAACCAGCCCTGGGGCATTTCCAGGATCCCCCGGTAGGCGGTGTGGGGGGCGTAGGTGGTTCCGGGCTCGAGGTCCACGATCTCCAGGATCCGCCCCTCCCGGTCCAGGAGGGCCAGGCTGACCCCGAACCGGTACCCCTCCGTGGAGAAGGGCCGGTCCGTGGCCTCGGGGAAGAGGTAGAGGAGGCCCTGGTACCCCGAAGCCTGGCGCAGGCCCAGGCCCAGGGCCCACTCCCCGGGGGTCCGGGCCAGCCGGACCTTGAGGGGCAGGTTCCCGTGGGCGGTCTGGACCACCGCGTCCTTGGGGGGCGGGGGCTCCCTTAGGCGGAGCCCGGTCAGGAGGTAGCCCAGGAAGGAGAGGACGAAGAGGAAGAGGAGGAGGGCCAGGCTGACCAGGCGGAACATATTCGGTGTTCCCTTCGGGAAGCAACGCGGTATCCCCTTCGGGAAGGGGCGCCTCACCTGGGCCAGAGGGAGAGGGCGGGCCCCCCCACCCGCGCCCCTTCCTTCAGGCCCCGGCGGGCGAACCAGCCCTGGTTCACCTCCAGCGCCCCCTGGTACACCACCCCGGGGTAGTAGACGGGGCAGGGGTCCTTCTTGCAGGGGGCCATGTCCAGGATGCGGAGCACGACCCCCTGGCGGTCAAAGAAGGCGATGGAGAGGGGGATGAGGGTGTTCTTCATCCAGAACCCCCCGGCGGTGGGGGCGCTGAAGAGGAAGACCATCCCCTCGTCCTCCCCCAGATGGGTCCGGAACATCAGGCCCTGGGCCTGCCGCTCGGGGGTGTCCGCCACCTCCACCTTGAGGGTGTGGCGCTGTCCGTTTCCCTCCACGTAGAGGGTGCTTCGGGGAAAGGTCAGGCCCTGGGCCAGGGCCAAGGCGAGGAGGACCAGAAGGGTCAGGGGCCGCATAGGGGCATTATCGCACGCCGGATCTCCTCATGGATGACCTCTACCGGCCTCGAGGCGTCCAGAATCACGAAGCGGCCTGGCTCCTTGCGGGCGAGCTCCAGGTAGCCCTGCCGGACCCGGGCGTGGAAGGCCAGGTCCATGGCCTCAAACCGGTTCTTCTCCTTTGCCCGCGAAAGCCCCTCCTCCGGGGGGAGGTCCAGGAGGAAGGTGAGCCTGGGCTTCAGGGGGGCCGCCTTCCGGGCCACCTGGAGCATCCAGTCCAGGTCCAGCCCCCGGCCGTAGCCCTGGTAGGCCAAGGAGGAGTCCAGGTAGCGGTCCGAGATCACCCAGGCCCCCCGGGCCAGGGCCTCCCCGATGCGCCGGCTGTGCTCGGCCCGGTCGGCGCTGAAGAGGAGGTACTCGGCCTCGGGGGAGAGGGGGTGGGGAGCGCCTGGCGAAAGGAGGGCCTGCCGGAGCC is a window from the Thermus filiformis genome containing:
- a CDS encoding DUF192 domain-containing protein; the protein is MRPLTLLVLLALALAQGLTFPRSTLYVEGNGQRHTLKVEVADTPERQAQGLMFRTHLGEDEGMVFLFSAPTAGGFWMKNTLIPLSIAFFDRQGVVLRILDMAPCKKDPCPVYYPGVVYQGALEVNQGWFARRGLKEGARVGGPALSLWPR
- a CDS encoding histidine triad nucleotide-binding protein, encoding MECVFCRIIAGELPSKKVYEDEGFVAFHDIRPRAPVHVLVVPKEHVEKLSDYPDSEEGERRLGALFGRANRVARLLGLSGYKLQVHVGEKGGQEVFHVHVHVMGSPD
- a CDS encoding prohibitin family protein, which translates into the protein MIGLLGVALALVGLALLFLPQPRRQGGLLIGAGLLLVLLANSFVVVPAGHVGVVFNVFRGVQDRPLGEGVHLVIPGLQSVVLYDARVKEVTLSAPHEGERKADTSIRARSKEGLEIGVDVTVQYRVRAQEAPRLHKDVGPGYLETLIIPQIRSKVRDAVGQYNAAELISTERTSLELFVTEALEKALAERSIELVSVLLREIRIPESVAKVIEEKQTAEQQVQIEMNRRKQAEIAAQRKVIEAQGERDAAILRAEGEARAIELKGKALKANPEVVQMTFAEKLAPGVQTIFVPSTGNFLLDLRKAPEGR
- a CDS encoding bifunctional nuclease family protein, yielding MLAAKIETLGVDPQNGSVVVLLRAGDKLLPIVIGPLEAHHIMVALQGEKPPRPLTPDLLLSVMEMLQARLKRVEITDLKDGTFYARLILEHRGIELEVDARPSDAMALALRAGAPIFVTEEVVEKAGVEEASLQAPGGAEA
- a CDS encoding 5-formyltetrahydrofolate cyclo-ligase: MKAELRAWAKAVRKGLDLAGLSQRVASHLARLLEAEGARHVLLYHPLPHELDPRPLVDLYPVRYYLPKVAGEGLSVHPWEGPLAPGPFGLLEPTSPPVDPGVLDLVVVPGLAFDRTGRRLGHGKGYYDRFLKDLPPRVLTVGLVPRALVLEALPEDPWDVRVRCLVTEEGVWCT
- a CDS encoding S-layer homology domain-containing protein — its product is MKRALALLLGTAFVLAFSDLPESNPFFPAVQAVVQRGWMQGYPDGTFKGEVVLNRYQLATALGRVLADLGVAPAPVSFPDIPRGHWALEPLGRAVALGLVSGYPDGTFRGQQELTRAQLAVVLGKLLDRLEAPKGRPLAFTDLPGSHWAAGAAARAVSLGLMSPYPDGGFRPDAPVNRFQLAQALAGLAPWVKGQAAPSQTPSGEAPAPKAGGASVSPAQAVPEAPGKGQGAPSGEAPAPKVEGAPVSPAQPAPEVPEEKLSWSGKWVGNKGGEVYLLGDKLYRVKGSELQEVAQVPEGALAALPPFALVAGGVLDLAKGRKYGPIGASDAPALPAPFGRMEEGHLALDPSGNYLLVVPARPLCDCSSRVVRLALLNTFPVGLYAEHIYLLDAPEARVAGVAWPESRKLYVLEAVAGEGRLYLVDLRGAEDLAFGVWDEPGSDLEAKGGAGVKPVAKTLVAVLPEPGRGLAVQGNELFTAGGEALLRFRLP
- a CDS encoding type I phosphoribosyltransferase, coding for METYPITIGGVTRHVPLIEPLPGRRIPLVEFLGDPEFTRAAAEALRPLVPKEAEILFTTETSPIPLTHVLAEALGLPYVVARRRRRPYMEDPIIQEVQTLTLGVGEVLWLDRRFAEKLLNQRVVLVSDVVASGETLKAMEKMVLRAGGHVVARLAVFRQGTPGLAVDTVAELPVL
- a CDS encoding MiaB/RimO family radical SAM methylthiotransferase, translated to MRAAFLSLGCKVNQVEMEALLGFLKALEPRVVPLEEGPELVVINTCAVTTTAEADARKLIRRARRANPEAFVVVTGCYAELSGEALKELGADVVVPNARKAELPGVILERFGLPSDPITTPPNEFWGAGERGLLNSRVRAFLKVQDGCQAGCAYCIIPRLRGKERHRDHRDALAEAEALLRLGVKEIVLTGVRLGSYRGHPRGLAGLVEDLYHLGALVRLSSIEPEDTGEDLLRVIARYAPAVRPHLHLSLQTGSDRLLRLMGRRYDKAYYRTLVQRAYALIPGFALTTDVIAGLPTETEEEHRETLAFLEELRPTRVHAFTYTPRPKTRAASMPQVPPEVRKRRTHELIALAHRLAEERIRPKLGQEVEVLVERTRPDEGGLEALGHTPDYYEVRARGTARPGEVVRVRVEGVEGYVLLGRVEGVKEGVRGPLELPVR
- a CDS encoding DUF192 domain-containing protein; the encoded protein is MFRLVSLALLLFLFVLSFLGYLLTGLRLREPPPPKDAVVQTAHGNLPLKVRLARTPGEWALGLGLRQASGYQGLLYLFPEATDRPFSTEGYRFGVSLALLDREGRILEIVDLEPGTTYAPHTAYRGILEMPQGWFQKQGVRPGDRVYY
- a CDS encoding FmdB family zinc ribbon protein; the protein is MPVYVYKGLETGSYYEFEQGFHDEPLKAHPETGEPLKRVITPPAIIFKGLGWHVKDYAKSSSAKEGSDKGEGKGKEE
- the tmk gene encoding dTMP kinase gives rise to the protein MGYFLTFEGPEGAGKTTQARLLADWLEARGEEVFLTREPGGGLPWLRQALLSPGAPHPLSPEAEYLLFSADRAEHSRRIGEALARGAWVISDRYLDSSLAYQGYGRGLDLDWMLQVARKAAPLKPRLTFLLDLPPEEGLSRAKEKNRFEAMDLAFHARVRQGYLELARKEPGRFVILDASRPVEVIHEEIRRAIMPLCGP
- a CDS encoding HAD-IA family hydrolase — translated: MLRGALLDRDGVLLLPDEDAFYQAAVRMAAHGAGLERALNALARTQREALEAVRLLRVRSLEEEESFWLAQARGLVQALRLPFGPEDLLAAWPYYRFLKPAPGALGLLRALKGRGLKVGVLSNTLPSLRESLAYHGLDRYVDGFFASCSLGVAKPDPRAFLLALEALGLAPEETLYLDDNPENVQVALELGMKAQVHALS
- a CDS encoding phosphoribosyltransferase family protein, whose amino-acid sequence is MRTYPVEIAGVRRELPIVQVGPNVAVALLNLLGDTELTEAAAEALARKLPPGVEVLVTPEVKAVPLAHALSRITGIPYVVARKTEKPYMINPVSRQVLSITTGKPQLLVLDGADVPLIRGRKVAIVDDVVSTGSTLKGLRELIEDVGGEVVAVLAVFTEGTPRQDVVALGHLPLFKPE